A stretch of DNA from Micromonospora sp. NBC_01813:
CAGCCGGGGCCATCTCGGTGGGCTCTCCTCGGCGACACCGGCGGCGGTGCGCGTCCTCGACGGCGTCGGGTGCGACGTGGTGCTGATCGAAACCGTCGGGGTCGGTCAGGCCGAGGTGGCGGTGGCCGGGCTGGCCGACAGCACGGTGGTGCTGCTCGCCCCGGGCATGGGCGACGCGATCCAGGCGGTCAAGGCCGGCATCCTGGAGATCGCCGACGTCTTCGTGGTCAACAAGGCCGACCGCGACGGGGCCGACGCGACCGTACGGGATCTCCGAGGCATGATCGCGCTGGCCGCGACCGGACCCGGCGGCTGGCGTCCGCCGGTGCTGCGTACGGTCGCCGCCCAGGGCGACGGAATCGACGAACTCGTCGCCGAGCTCGGCCGGCACCATGAGTGGCTGGTCGGTCGCGGTGAGTTGACCGCCCGGCGGGCGCGGCGGGCCGCCGCCGAGGTCGAGGCGATCGCGCTGGGCCGGCTGCGGGGTCGGATCAGCACGCTACGCGGCGGTACGCGGTTGGCCGAACTCGCTGCTGAGGTGCTCGCCGGACGGCTCGACCCGTACACCGCCGCGGATTTTCTGCTCGACGAGCTGACCGCCCCGTCGGGGGCACCGAACCGGCCTCTGGTTCGTTAGGGTCAGCACGTGCAGACCACCGTCGACCACGCGACCATCCAGCTCGACGCGGCCACCCTCGGCTACGGCACCACGGAGCCGGTGTTGCGCGACGTCTCCCTGACCGTGCCACCCGGGCGGCTGTTGGCGGTCACCGGACCGTCCGGCGCTGGCAAGACCACCCTGCTGTCGGCGATGGCCGGCGTGCTGCGGCCGGTCTCCGGGACGGTCATGCTCGGCGGCGAGCCACTGCGCGATCGGGACCACGCCGTCACCCGCAAGGTGGTGCTGGTGCCGCAGGACAACGGGCTCGCCGCGGTGCTGACCGCCGGGGAGAATCTGCAGGTGACGCTGATCGCGTCCGGCTTGAGTCCGGTCGAGGCGCGGCGCAGCGGTGCGGCCGCGCTGGAGCGGCTCGGGCTCGCCGGGCAGACCGATCAGCTCGTCGAGGAGCTCTCCGGTGGCCAGCAGCAGCGCACTGCCCTGGCCCGGGCGCTCGCGCTGGGCGGCGACGTGTTGCTTGCCGACGAGGTGACCAGCGAGCTGGACGCGGCCAACCGTCAGCTGGTCCTCGAACTGCTACGGGCGGAGGCGGACCGGGGCGCGACCGTCGTGTTCGCCACCCACGACCCGGAAGCCGCCGCCGCCTGCGACGCCGAGCTGCACCTGCTCGACGGCCGGGCCGAGCTGACCCGCCGCTGGTCCGAGCCGGCTCAGGAGAACAACGCGCTGTAGCCATTCAGCGCCGGCTGACCGCCGAGGTGCGCGTAGAGCACCGTGGCGTCGCGGCCGATCTCGCCCCGGCCGACCAGATCGATCAACCCGGCCATCGACTTGCCCTCGTACACCGGGTCGGTGACCATCCCCTCGGTCCGGGCGGCCAGCCGCATCGCGTCCAGGGTGGCGTCGTCCGGTACGCCGTACACCCCGGCGTGGTAACGCTCGTCCAGCTCCACGTCGGCCGGGCCGACCGGACGCCGTACGCCGATCAGCTCGGCGGTCTGCCGGGCGATCCTGGCGATCTGCTCGTGGGTCCGGGCCGGCTCGGCCGACGCGTCGATGCCGAGCACCCGGCGCGGCCGCCCCCCGGCTGCGGCACCGGTCCCGGACTCGGCTGCGGCCCCGGACTCGGCTGCGGCCCCGGACTCGGCTTCGGCGAGGGCGGCGAATCCGGCGACCATCCCGGCCTGGGTGCTGCCGGTGACCGAGCAGACCACGATGGTGTCGAAGAAGACGCCGAGTTGCCGCTCCTGTTCGGCGACCTCGTACGCCCAGTTGGCGAAGCCGAGGCCGCCGAGGCGGTGATCGGAGGCGCCGGCCGGGATCGGGTACGGCCGGCCGCCGGCCTCGGTGATCTCCCGCAGTGCCTGTTCCCAGCTCTGCCGGAAGCCGATGTCGAACCCGGCGCGGACCAGCCGCACCTCGGCTCCGGCGAGCCGGCTGATCAGGATGTTGCCGACCTTGTCGTAGACCGGGTCCGGCCAGTCCACCCAGCTCTCCTGCACCAGTACGCACTTCAGCCCGGCGTGCGCGGCGACGGCGGCGACCTGGCGGGTGTGGTTGGACTGGACCCCGCCGATCGAGACGAGGGTGTCGCATCCGGTGGCGATCGCCTCCGCGACCAGGTACTCGAGTTTGCGGGTCTTGTTGCCGCCGTACGCGATCCCGGAGTTGCAGTCCTCGCGTTTCGCCCAGATCGCGGCGCCGCCGAGGTGTCGGGTCAGCCGGTCCAGCCGATGCACCGGCGACGGGCCGAACAGCAGTGGGTAGCGCTCGAACGAGGCGATCGACATGTGGGGGTCTCCCGGTGTCTCGGTGGGGTCGGGTCAGCTGAGGGACGGGTCGGTGGCGAGTTCCACCAGCGACTGCCAGATCCGGGCGGTGACCAGGGTCGCCTCCTCGGCGTCCCGGGCGGTGCAGGCGTCGATCAGCTCTTCGTGCAGCTCGACCGAGCGGCGGGCACCGGCGGGACTGAACTGGCGGCGTTCCAGCCGGCGGATCAGCGGGGTGTAGCGGGCGATGGTCGCGGCGGCGGCCCGGTTGCCGCTGGCGACGACCAGCACGTCGTGCAGTTCGTCGTCGGCGACCAGCGCGGTGTCGAGGTCGTCGGCGGCGCAGGCGGCGGCGAATCGGCGGTTGGCGGCGCGCATCCGGGCGACCTGGGCGTCGGTGAGTGCCGGTACGCCGGTCCGGGCTGCCAGTTCGTGCATGGCGCGTACCACGGATGCGGCGTCCTGGACGTCGCGCAGCACTACCGGGGTGACCCGGGTGTGGCTCTGCGGCTTGCGTTCGACGAGCCCTTCGTCGGCGAGCCGGGCGAGCGCGTCGCGCACCGGTGCCCGGGAGAGGCCGAGTTGCTCGGCGAGGTCCTGGTCGCGTACGGCGGCCCCGGGCGCGAGGTCGCCGCGCACGACGGCGTCGCGGATCGCCGCGTACGCGCTGTCGCGCAGCAGGGTTCGCGGAACTGGCTTCAGCGGCACAACTGAAATGTTAGATGTCGATGCCCGGGTAGTCCAGTGGTCCGGCGGTCGCGATCTAGAAGGATCTGGCCGGGATATCGACCAGAATTCTTCTAGATCACCCGCCGTGGTCGGCTCAGTCGGACCATCCGGCGGCTCGTAGCGCTGCCCGCAACTGATCGACCACCTCTGCGGGGCGGACCCGGACCACGAAGGCAGGGAAGCGCAGGATCCGGTCGCCGGCGATCCACACGTCGTTCTGCCGACGCATGTCCGCCGCCCACTCACGCACGTCCATGTGGTGGGCCCCGTCGATCTCCACGTGGAGCCGCCAGCGACGCCAGTACGCGTCGAGGTAGCGCACCCGTCCCGACCGGTCCCGCCGCTGTTGTTGCAAATCCGGCAGCGGTAGCCGATGGCGCCGGCAGAGTCGGATGAAATCGATCTCGGACAGTGCCGTCGCTCCGCCTCCGGCGTCCACCGCGGCGGCCCGGATCAACCGACGGCGTCGTACCCGGGGTAGCCAGTGCAGAACGGCGAGGATCTGCGCCGGAGTCACCCGTCGCTGCTGGCAGCCAGCAGCGACGATCGCCTGAGCTTCGTCGTCGGACCGAGCCCAGCCTGCCGCGTCCACCAGCGACCTGGCCATGCTGGTCCGCATCGGACGCCCGACCTGGCGGTGGTCGTCGGGCAACACGCTGGTCCGGCGTACCACCACCGCCGGCATGTCGAGAGGGAGCCGACGACGCAGGTCCGGGTACTGCCGATCGCCGGGGACGAGTACCTGGACCGGACCCGAGCGGGTGAAGCGCAACCCCCCTTCGCGGGCTGCGGTGAGCCCGCCCAACAAGGCGGTCGGCCCGGCCAACAGCACCGCTACCCAGAGTGCCTGTCCGGCGGTCAACGGACCGTTGTGGGTGAGTACCACGCCGGAACAGATCCGCCGCCACTGGCCACGATCTATCCGACGCCGGAGCCCCGACCGCCCCAGACGCTCGACGGCCTGTGCCGAGGTGAGAACGCCGGACTGTTCGAACAACAGCCAGTCGAGATCATCGGCGTACGGGCTGGGAAGAGGGCGGGGTAGCGGCATCCGGCGATCCTGGTCGATGCCGCCTTCTCGACACCGCCGTCAACCCGACACCGCCGTCAACCCGACATCGGCCGGCCCGCCGGGAAAGAACCGCCCAGTCACAGCTGTGGCGCGACCTCGGCGGCGACGAGTTCCAGCTGGTCGAGGTCGGCCAGGTCCAGCACCTGCAGATAGATCCGCTGGGCGCCGATCTCGGCGTACCGACCGATCTTCTCCACCACCTCGGCCGGCGTACCGGCCAGGCCGTTGGCGCGTAGCTCGTCGGGCTCCCGGCCGATCACCGCCGCCCGGCGGGCCACCTCGGCGTCGTCGCGACCGCAGCAGAGGATCAGCGCGTTGGACAGCCGCAGGCTGTCCGGGTCGCGGCCACCCGCCGCGCAGGCCGCGCGGACCTGCCCGAACAGCCGCGCCGACTCGTCCACGCCTTCGAACGGGACGTTGAACTCGTCGGCGTAGCGGGCGGTCAGCTGCGGGGTCCGCTTGCGTCCCTTGCCGCCGATCAGCACCGGCGGTCCCGGCCGCTGCACCGGCTTCGGCAGCGCCGGCGAACCGGTGACCTGGTAGTACTTGCCCGGGTAGTCGAACGTGCCGCCGACCGGGGTTTCCCAGAGTCCGGTGATGATCGCGAGCTGCTCAGTCAGCCGGTCGAAGCGTTCGGCCAGCGGCGGGAACGGAATGCCGTACGCGGTGTGCTCGGCTTCGAACCAGCCGGCACCGACGCCGAACTCGACCCGGCCGCCGCTCATCTCGTCCACCTGCGCCACGGTGATCGCCAGCGGGCCCGGGTACCGGAAGGTGGCCGCGCTCATCAGCGTGCCGAGCCGGATCCGGCTGGTGTCGCGGGCCAGCCCGGCCAGGGTGGTCCAGGCGTCGGTCGGCCCGGGCAGCCCGTCCGCGTCGCCCATCACCAGGTAGTGGTCGGACCGGAAGAACGCGTCGTAGCCGGTCTCCTCGGCGCACCGCGCTACCGCGAGAAGCTGCTGGTAGCTGGCGCCCTGCTGGGGTTCGGTGAAGATCCGCAAGTCCACGTCGTCGAGCATATGCCCGGTCAGGTGCCCTCGGCCGGGCGCACCGGGACGGTGACCGACGACGCCAGGGTCCGCCGATCGGCGTCGAGTGCGTCGACCACCACGTACGCGACCGGACCGTGCACGGTGACGGCGGTTTCGAAGCCGGTCGGGTCGGCCTCGCCGAGCACCGTCAACCCGCTCGGCTGGGCACCGCCGCGTACCTGCCAGCTGGCCACGTCGGTGGCGCCGTTCCAGCTGACCCGCACGGTGACCGCCTCGCCGCTGCTGGCCTCGGCGACGACGGCGGGCCGGCCGGTCGGTCGCCCGGTCCAGTCGAACCGGTACGCCCGGTAGGAGCCGTTGTCTTCGGGCAGGTGACCGGCGAACACCATCGTGCCGTCCTCGGCGTACTCGGAGAAGTGCGGTTCGGCACCCCAGCCGACGAACGAACGGTTGCCGGGCAGCTCCTGCACCCCGCCCTGGGTACGGGCGAGCAGGTTGCCCGGCGGCGGCAGTTCGCGGACCACCGACGCGGTGCGGCCGGTCTCGTCGACGGCGAGGACCAGGCCACGGGACTGCTCCGCCTCGTCGCTGATGCCCGCCCGGTTGTCGAAGATCCCGATGGTGCCGTCGGCGCGCCGTCGGGCGTCGTGCTGCCAGGAGAAGTCGGCACCCTCGTCGAGGTCGAAGTCGCTGCGTTTGCCGCCGAGACGCCACAGCACCGCCCCGCTGTCGCGGTCGATCTTGTAGACGGTCCAGGTGTGCCGGGCGGAGACCAGCAGGTGGCCGTCGTGGTCGACGTCGACCGAGTTCGGGTGGAAGAAGTCGAAGGGTGTGCGGGCCCGGTCGTCGGCGGGCGGATCGGCGTACGACTCGGTGAGTGGCACGTGGTCGCGGGCCTGCCAGCGGCGCACGGTCCGGCCGGTGCCGACCTCCACCTCGTGGATCACCCCGTCGTACAGCGCACCGTCGGCGATGCCGCCGACCGTGGACAGGTCGGCGGCGACCAGTTCGTAGACGAAGAACAGCGCCGTACCGTCGTCGGTCAGGATGAAGTCGTGCTGGTCGGTCGGCAGGTCGCCGTCGGCGCGGATCCGGGTGATCTCCCGGTACGCGCGGTCGGCGATGACGAACTCGCCGCCACCGACGCCGTTGACGATCGTGCCTTCCCACCAGGTCAGCACCGGTTCGCCGGCGAGCCGCTGCACCCGCAGGTCGACGGCGACGTCGGCGGGCCCGGCGACCTGCCGGAACCAGACCGGCTCACCGGTGCCGTCGACGATCAGCGGCCCTCGCCCGCCGGCACCGGCTGCCGGGGTCAGGAAGATCAGCCCGTCGGCGACCGGACCGTCGACGGTCGTTTCGACGACCGGGACGCGTAGGTCCGGCCGGGTGGCGTAGCTGCGCACCTGTTCGGGTCCGGCGTCGGGCACCGGTTCGGCGGTGGGCGCCGCCGCGCCGCGCCCGAAGCCGAAGCCGGCGGCCCCGCTGGCTCCGGCGGCGACCAATCCGCCGCCGACACCGAGCAGGCCGCGGCGGCTGAATCGTCGGGTCGAGGGGGTGTCGTCGTGGTCGGCAACCATGCCGCGTTACGTTGCCATCGCTACCTGGACTCAAACCGCGCCGACGCTGTGTGGTTCCTGAACGCGTGGCCGGACAATCGAGAGGTGATCATGCGCTGGTCGCAGTTGCACGTCCCCACGTTGCGCGACGACCCGGCGGAGGCCGACGCGCCGAGCCACCGGCTGCTGCTGCGGGCCGGCTTCATCCGGCAACTGATGGCCGGGCACTACTCGTTGCTGCCGCTCGCGGTGCGGGTCCGCGCCAAGGTCATCGAGGTGATCCGGGACGAGATGACGCGGATCGGGGCGCAGGAGTTCGCCCTGCCCGCGCTGCATCCGGCGGAGATCTGGCGCAAGACCGGCCGGTGGGACTCGATGGGCGAGGAGATGTTCCGGCTGCGCGACCGCCGGGGCGCCGACCTCGCCCTGGGCATGACCCACGAGGAGATCTTCACGACCCTCGCCCAGGAGTTGAACTCCTACCGGGAGTTGCCGCAGCTCTGGTACCAGTTCCAGACGAAGTTCCGCGACGAGCCCCGGCCCAAGGCGGGGCTGATGCGCACCCGTGAGTTCACCATGAAGGACTCGTACAGTTTCGATCTGGCCGCCGACGGGCTGGACCGCTCGTTCGACCTGCATCACGACGCGTACCAGCGGATCTTCGCCCGGTTGGGTATCCCGGCGATCGCGGTGCAGGCATCCAGCGGCGCGATGGGCGGGTCGGCGTCGGTGGAGTTCATGTGTCCGGCGCCGACCGGCGAGGACGAGGTGGTGGACTGCGCCGGCTGCGGCTACGCCGCCAACCTGGAGAAGGCCACGTCGCTGGTCACCCCGTCGCCGGACGCCGCCGAGACACAACAGCCGGACGCCGCCGGGGCACAGCCGGCGACGGACGCCGCGGGGTCCGACGCCCCGCAGCCGTTCGACACCCCGGGGGTACGCACGATCGACGACCTCGCGGTGGGTTTCGCGGCACCGGCCGACCGGCAGATCAAGACCCTGGTGTACGTGCTGGACGGCCAGCTCACCCTGGTGCTGCTGCGCGGTGACCACCCGTTGCACGAGCAGAAGCTGGCCGACGCCACCGGGGCGGCCCAGTTGCGGGCGGCGCACGCCGACGAGATCCGGGCGGCGTTGGGGGCGTCGCCGGGCAGCCTGGGCGCGGTCGGGGTGGCGGCCGAGCTGCCGGTGATCGCCGACGAGGCGTTGCGTGGCCGGCGGGACATGTTCACCGGCGCCAACGTCGACGGGGTCCACCTGCGGGGGGTCGACGTCGACCGGGACATCGCGGTGGGTCGGTGGGCCGACCTGCGTACGGTCGCCGCCGGTGAGCCGTGCGTGCGGTGCGGCCAGCCGCTGCGGGTACGCCGGGCGATCGAGGTCGGGCACATCTTCAAGCTCGGGTACCGCTACAGCGAGGCGCTGGACGCGTCAGTGCTCGACCAGGCCGGCAAGCGGGTTCCGGTGATCATGGGAAGTTACGGGATCGGCGTGGAGCGGGCGATGGCGGCGGTGGTGGAGAGCCACCACGACGACAAGGGGATCGTCTGGCCGGTGGCGGTCGCCCCGTTCGAGGTGGCGGTGGTGGTGGCCCAGGTCGACGACGGCCCGGTCGCCGAGACCGGCGAACGGATCTACCAGCAGCTGGTGGCCGAGCGGATCGACGTGGTGATCGACGACCGGGCGGAGCGGGCCGGGGTGAAGTTCCGCGATGTCGAGTTGGTCGGCATCCCGGTGCGGGTCACTGTCGGTAAGCGGTCGCTGGCCGATGGCGTGGTCGAGGTGACCGATCGGGCCACCGGCGAGACGGTCCGGGTGTCGGTGGAGCAGGTGGTCGATCATGTCCGTGCGGCGATTCGGCGCGACGATCCCAACCAGTGGGCTTAGCGATCGTTCAGTGTGCCTCTAGACTCGGAGTCGCCGTACGAGACTCGCCGTACGACGAGGAGGCCCCGATGGACGCCGAACAGATCGCCGCCGGCCGTGCCCGCTGGCAGGCCCGCTACGACGCCGCGACCAAACGGGACGCGGACTTCACCACGCTGTCCGGTGCGCCGGTGGACCCGCTCTACGGCCCACCGGACAGCGCCGACGTGCCCGGGTTCGAGCGGATCGGCTGGCCGGGGGAGTACCCGTACACCCGAGGGTTGTATCCGACCGGCTATCGGGGGCGGACCTGGACGATCCGGCAGTTCGCCGGCTTCGGCAACGCCCGGCAGACCAACGAGCGCTACAAGATGATCCTCGGTGCCGGCGGCGGCGGGCTCTCGGTCGCGTTCGACATGCCGACGCTGATGGGCCGCGACTCCGACGACCCGCAGTCGCTCGGCGAGGTCGGCCACTGCGGCGTGGCGATCGACTCCGCCGCCGACATGGACGTGCTCTTCGACGGCATCGACCTGGCGGCGGTCACCACCTCGATGACCATCTCCGGGCCGGCGGTGCCGGTGTTCTGCATGTACCTGGTGGCCGCCGAACGCCAGGGCGCCGACCTGGCCACCCTGGACGGCACCCTGCAGACCGACATCTTCAAGGAGTACATCGCCCAGAAGGAATGGCTGTTCGGCCCCGAGCCGCACCTGCGGCTGATCGGCGACCTGATGGAGTTCTGCGCCGAGCGGATCCCGCGCTACAAGCCGCTGTCGGTCTCCGGATACCACATTCGGGAGGCCGGCTCGACCGCCGCGCAGGAGTTGGCGTACACCCTCGCCGACGGCTTCGGCTACGTCGAGCTGGGGCTCTCCCGTGGGCTCGACGTCAACCGGTTCGCCCCCGGCCTGAGCTTCTTCTTCGACGCGCACGTCGACTTCTTCGAGGAGATCGCCAAGTTCCGGGCCGCCCGCCGGATCTGGGCCCGCTGGCTGCGCGAGGTGTACGGCGCCACCGACGAACGCGCCCTGTGGCTGCGCTTCCACACCCAGACCGCCGGGGTGTCGCTGACCGCGCAGCAGCCGGTCAACAACGTGGTACGTACGGCCGTGGAAGCCCTCGCGGCGGTGCTCGGCGGCACCAACTCGCTGCACACCAACGCGCTCGACGAGACCCTCGCCCTGCCGACCGACGAGTCCGCGGAGATCGCGCTGCGGACCCAACAGGTGCTGATGGACGAGACCGGGGTGGCCAACGTGGCCGACCCGCTCGGCGGATCCTGGTACGTCGAGGCGCTCACCGACCGGATCGAAGCCGAGGCGGAGGAGATCTTCGCCCGGATTCGGCAACTCGCCGGCGACGGCCCGCACCCGATCGGCCCGATGACCGCCGGCATCCTGCGGGGGATCGAGGACGGCTGGTTCACCGGACAGATCGCCGAGGCCGCGTTCGTCTACCAGCGGGCCCTGGAGGACGGGCGGAAGCGGATCGTCGGAGTCAACTGTCACACCGGGACGGTCGCCAAGGAGCTGGAGATCCTGCGGATCTCGCACGAGGTCGAGGTCGAGCAGCGCCGGCTGCTCACTCAGCGTAAGAGCGCCCGGGACGCCGACCTGGTGCGCCGCCGCCTCGACGACATGGTCGTGGCCGCGCGGGGCGGCGGGAACATGGTGCCGGCGATGCTCGACGCGATTCGCGCCGAGGCGACACTGGGCGAGATCTGCGATGCTCTGCGTGACCAGTGGGGGGTCTATCGGGAGCCGGCCCGCTTCTGATCCGGGCGCTCCTGGCCGGCGGGGGACAGCAGACGCGTCGGAATCATGGTAGGCAGTACGCCGTGACGGGACTTGCGGTGGCCTGCCGGCGGGTGGTGCAGATCTATCGGGGCGAGGCCGGAGACGTGGTGGCACTCTCCGGAGTGGACCTGACGATCAACCCTGGGGAGATGCTGGCCCTGGTCGGCCCCTCCGGATCCGGAAAGTCGACCCTGGTGGCGCTGCTCGCCGGGTTGATGCGCCCGTCCGCCGGCCGGGTCAGCGTCGGCACCTACGACCTCGGCAAACTCTCCGACCGGGAGATCTCCCGGATGCGGGGAACCCAGATCGGCGTGGTCCTGCAGGGCGCGGTCCGCAACCTGCTGCCGTACGCGACGCTGCGCCGCAACGTGTGGCTGGCCCAGCGGCGGGCGGCCGCCACCGCCGGCATCGACCTGGACGACCCGGACCGCATCCTCGACCTTGTCGGGCTGCCCGGCCGGGGCGACGCCCGGATCGCCGAGCTCACCCCGGACGCCCGGCAGCGGGCGGCACTCGCCGTCGGCGTCGCCGCCTCGCCCGGCCTGCTGCTGGTCGACGAGCCGACCAGCCAGCTCGACACCCATGGCCGCGACGAGGTGCTCGACGCCCTGGAGACGATCAACGCCCAGCGGGGCACCACCATCGTGGTGGTCACCCACGACGCGCAGGTCGGTGCCCGGCTCGGCCGGGCGGTGACCATCCGCGACGGCCGGGTCGGTGCGGAAGGCCGCGACGGCGAGGACTTCGCGGTGGTCGCCGGCGACGGCACGGTCCAGCTGCCACCCGAGGTGCTCGGCGAGTACCCGCCCGGCACCCTGCTGCGGGTGGCCCAGGTCGACGGAGCGGTGACGCTGGTCGTCGGCGGTACGGCACCGCCCGGTCTGATCCCCGAAGGCGCGCGCGGCGCCACAGCGGACTGACCGCGGGATTCGATGTCTCAACGACCAGCCGTCTGGGCCACCCCGGGGTCGGGGACCAGCGGCGTCTACGACACGGGGGTTTGAGTGTTCGCGCTGCTCCTCAGTGCGGTCCGGGCCCGTGCGGGTCAGGCATCCGCCCTGCTGCTACTGACCGCGCTCGCGGTCACCGCCACCACGGCCGCCCCCTGGTACGCCGCCACGGCGACCCGGTCGGTCGCGCAAGCCGCAGTCGACGCCGCCGGGCCCAACCACTTCGCCGCCCGGGCCACCGGCCGGCTGGTCGCCGACGACGACGACCCGGGCGTACCCCTCGATCAGGTGGTCGACCCAGCGGCCGGCGACCAGGCTGCCCTCGACGCCGAAGGTGAGGCCCTGATCGAGCAGGCCCGGGCCGCCGGCTCGGCAGTCCTCGGCTACCCCGGCGCGAGCGCCACCAGTTCGCTGTGGACCACCGGGGCCGTCTTCTCCGCACAGTCCCGACAACCGGTCAACCTGACCCACCGGGAGCGGATCTGCGAACACCTGAGCATCGACGGCGCCTGCCCGCGACGCCCCGGCGAGGTGCTGGTCAGCGGGCGGACGGCGGAGAAGCTCGGCGTCGGCGTCGGCGACCAGGTCGAGTACCGGCCGACCCGCCGGGCCCCGGTCGCACTCACCGTCACCGGGGTCTACCAGGTCGCCGACCCGGGCGAGCCGTACTGGGCGTTCGGTGAGCTGGGCACCGGTGCCGGTACCGACGCCGGGAGCGCAGCGAACGGTGACCCCGCGTTCGTCACCGCGGGCACCCTCGCCGCCGCGCCCACCAACGGATTCTCCGCCGACTACCACCTGGTGCTGCCCGCCGAGGCGTTCATCGCCGGCGCCGACCTGGCGACCCAGGTCCGCCGGTCACCCGGCGGCAGCGGTCGCTGGCTGGTCCGCACCGACGCCGCCGTCCTGGTGGACCTGATCGAACGGCACCGCCAACTCGTCGACGTCGGCGTCACCGTGGCCGCCGGACAGCTGCTGCTGCTGTCGTGGTTCGCCCTGTTCTTCGCCGTCCGGCACACCGCCGAGCACCGCCGTCGTGACCTGGGACTGGTCAAGCTCCGTGGTGGTGCCCGATGGCGGGTCTGGCTGCTCACCGTCGGGCAGAGCGGCCTACCGATGATCGTCGGCGCCGTGATCGGCATCGCCGCCGGCATCGGAGCAGCCCGGCTGCTCGCCGGTGCCGGCCCGGACCCCGACCATGTCGCGTCCGCCGCGCGACTCGCCGTGGCCGCGGCCGGTACGGCGGTCGCCGGTGCCCTGATCGCCGCGATCGCCGCGGACCTGCGCAACGCCCGGGCCGGCGTGGTCGACCTGCTCCGGCACGTACCGGCACGTCAACGCGGCTGGCGGGCCGACGCCGTCGACCTGACCGCCGTGGCCATCGCCGCGGCCGGGCTGTACCAGGCGTACACGACGCCGGCCGAGTCCGCCGGGAGCAGCGGACTCGTGCTGCTCTCCCCAGCCCTGCTGGCGATCGCCGTCGCACTCGTGGCGGGTCGGCTGGCCACCCCGGTCGCCGCCCGTGCCGGGTCGGCGCTGCTGCGCCAAGGCCGCCTGCCCGCCGCGCTGGCCGCCCTGCACCTGGCCCGCCGGCCGGGGACCGCCCGGCTGGTCGCCCTGCTCACCGTGGCGGTGGCGCTGCTCGGCACCGCGATCGCCGGCTGGAGCGAATCGGGCGCCGCCCAGGCCACCCGGGCCACCCACACCACCGGCGCCGACCAGGTGCTCACGGTGCAGGCCCGCAGCCGTGCCCACCTGCTTGCCGCCGTCCGGGCGGCGGACCCCGCCGGCCGGCACGCAATGGCGGTGGTCCGCAACGCTCCCACCGCCGCCCAGTACGTGCTCGCGGTCGACGCCAGCAGGTTCGGTGCCGTCGCCGCCTGGCATTCCTCCTACGGCTCCGCCGCGACCGAGATCG
This window harbors:
- the meaB gene encoding methylmalonyl Co-A mutase-associated GTPase MeaB — encoded protein: MSRVGPRDVPALVRQARDGDARSVARLITLVESGTAQLPLVAAELAPYTGNAQVVGLTGAPGVGKSTTTSELVRALRGRGQRVGVLAVDPSSPFTGGAILGDRVRMQEHATDPGVYIRSMSSRGHLGGLSSATPAAVRVLDGVGCDVVLIETVGVGQAEVAVAGLADSTVVLLAPGMGDAIQAVKAGILEIADVFVVNKADRDGADATVRDLRGMIALAATGPGGWRPPVLRTVAAQGDGIDELVAELGRHHEWLVGRGELTARRARRAAAEVEAIALGRLRGRISTLRGGTRLAELAAEVLAGRLDPYTAADFLLDELTAPSGAPNRPLVR
- a CDS encoding ABC transporter ATP-binding protein; this translates as MQTTVDHATIQLDAATLGYGTTEPVLRDVSLTVPPGRLLAVTGPSGAGKTTLLSAMAGVLRPVSGTVMLGGEPLRDRDHAVTRKVVLVPQDNGLAAVLTAGENLQVTLIASGLSPVEARRSGAAALERLGLAGQTDQLVEELSGGQQQRTALARALALGGDVLLADEVTSELDAANRQLVLELLRAEADRGATVVFATHDPEAAAACDAELHLLDGRAELTRRWSEPAQENNAL
- a CDS encoding 1-aminocyclopropane-1-carboxylate deaminase — translated: MSIASFERYPLLFGPSPVHRLDRLTRHLGGAAIWAKREDCNSGIAYGGNKTRKLEYLVAEAIATGCDTLVSIGGVQSNHTRQVAAVAAHAGLKCVLVQESWVDWPDPVYDKVGNILISRLAGAEVRLVRAGFDIGFRQSWEQALREITEAGGRPYPIPAGASDHRLGGLGFANWAYEVAEQERQLGVFFDTIVVCSVTGSTQAGMVAGFAALAEAESGAAAESGAAAESGTGAAAGGRPRRVLGIDASAEPARTHEQIARIARQTAELIGVRRPVGPADVELDERYHAGVYGVPDDATLDAMRLAARTEGMVTDPVYEGKSMAGLIDLVGRGEIGRDATVLYAHLGGQPALNGYSALFS
- a CDS encoding GntR family transcriptional regulator — its product is MPLKPVPRTLLRDSAYAAIRDAVVRGDLAPGAAVRDQDLAEQLGLSRAPVRDALARLADEGLVERKPQSHTRVTPVVLRDVQDAASVVRAMHELAARTGVPALTDAQVARMRAANRRFAAACAADDLDTALVADDELHDVLVVASGNRAAAATIARYTPLIRRLERRQFSPAGARRSVELHEELIDACTARDAEEATLVTARIWQSLVELATDPSLS
- a CDS encoding LLM class F420-dependent oxidoreductase, which encodes MDLRIFTEPQQGASYQQLLAVARCAEETGYDAFFRSDHYLVMGDADGLPGPTDAWTTLAGLARDTSRIRLGTLMSAATFRYPGPLAITVAQVDEMSGGRVEFGVGAGWFEAEHTAYGIPFPPLAERFDRLTEQLAIITGLWETPVGGTFDYPGKYYQVTGSPALPKPVQRPGPPVLIGGKGRKRTPQLTARYADEFNVPFEGVDESARLFGQVRAACAAGGRDPDSLRLSNALILCCGRDDAEVARRAAVIGREPDELRANGLAGTPAEVVEKIGRYAEIGAQRIYLQVLDLADLDQLELVAAEVAPQL
- a CDS encoding arylsulfotransferase family protein, which translates into the protein MVADHDDTPSTRRFSRRGLLGVGGGLVAAGASGAAGFGFGRGAAAPTAEPVPDAGPEQVRSYATRPDLRVPVVETTVDGPVADGLIFLTPAAGAGGRGPLIVDGTGEPVWFRQVAGPADVAVDLRVQRLAGEPVLTWWEGTIVNGVGGGEFVIADRAYREITRIRADGDLPTDQHDFILTDDGTALFFVYELVAADLSTVGGIADGALYDGVIHEVEVGTGRTVRRWQARDHVPLTESYADPPADDRARTPFDFFHPNSVDVDHDGHLLVSARHTWTVYKIDRDSGAVLWRLGGKRSDFDLDEGADFSWQHDARRRADGTIGIFDNRAGISDEAEQSRGLVLAVDETGRTASVVRELPPPGNLLARTQGGVQELPGNRSFVGWGAEPHFSEYAEDGTMVFAGHLPEDNGSYRAYRFDWTGRPTGRPAVVAEASSGEAVTVRVSWNGATDVASWQVRGGAQPSGLTVLGEADPTGFETAVTVHGPVAYVVVDALDADRRTLASSVTVPVRPAEGT